GCACCACGGTAAGGCCGCAGGACGGCGCGATATAGAGGCGTTGGTTGCCGGCCCCCGCCGCGATCACCAGGTCGCGCGGCAGCTCCGCGGCATGGACTCCGAGATCCAGCCGCGCGGTGACTACGTCGGGCTGGCCGGTGGCGACGGGCAGCCACCAGCTGACGCCGTAGGCGGGATTGGCGGCGGTCCCTGTGAACAGCTGGGCGAAGGTCGCCGGATCGACCAGCGGCTTGCCGTCCACAACCCCGCCGCCGCGCACGAACTCCCCGAACTTCGCCCATTCCCGGGCCGTGAAAACCGCGCCCTGCGGCAGGAGCGCGTCACCGGACGGCGACCTCCGCCAGTCGGACCATCGGGCGTCGATCGGGTCGAGGATTCGGGACTTGAGGTAGGCGAGCACATCGGGGTCCCGGCCGGCCGCCGTCAGCTTGCGCCGCATGACCTCGCCAAACACCTGGAAGGGCGTGGCGCCGTACTGGAACTTCGCGCCGGGCGCGGCGGACAACGGGGCGACGATCGCCTCGCCATAGCCCGGCGCCCGTCCGACACCGCCGCGTAGACCGCTGGTCAGGGTCAGGAGCTGGCGCACGGTGACGGACGCCCGGGCCGGATCATCGCGCCACTCGGTGAGCGTCAGGGACACCGGCTCGTCCAGGGTCAGCAGGCCGTCCTGAACGGCCGCCGCCGCGATCAGACCGTTGAAGCTCTTGGTCCCGGACCAGATTTCATGCCCCGCGTCCGGCCCGCCGCCCTGCCCGTAGGACTCGCAGACCACCCGGCCGTCCTTGAGCACCAGGACCGATACGCCCGCCAGGGCCTCGGAATAGACCCGGGCCGTTTCGCAAGCCGGCTGTGGCGGCGCCGGCATCGCGGCCGCCGCGTCGGACAGGGCGATCGCGCCGGCGACGGCGAGACCCAGGGCAACGAGTTTCATGGCGGTCAGATCCCTTGAGATGATGAGAGGAGCGACGGGCCGCTAGCGGCAGTAGGCGTCGAGGACGGGCTTGATAAAGGCATAGTCCGACCAGCCATCGCGGATTTCGCCGCCGGCCGCCCGGGCCGCCCGGATCCGCTGCGCGTCCAGCCTGGCCTGCCGCACCACGGTCAGGCGGCAGGATGGGACAACAAACAGCCGCTGGTCGCCGGCTCCGGCCGCGACGACCATGTCCGGCGGGAGGTCGGCCTCATGGCCACGCAGGTCCAGACGGGCCGTTACGACATCGGGAGCGTCGTTCGCCTTGGGAAGCCACCACCCGACGCCGTAGGCCGGATTGGCGGCCGAGCCGGTGAACAGCGAGCGGAAAACGACCGGATCGACAATCGGCCTGCCATCGACCTGTCCGCCGCCGCGCACGAACTCGCCGAACTTCGCCCATTCCCGGGCCGTCAGGCTGGCGCCCTGGTCCAGCATGGCGTCACCGCCGGGGGTCCGCCGCCACCCGGCAACGCTCATGCCGATCGGATCGAAGACGCGCGCCTTGAGGTAGTTGACGGGATCGGGGTCGCGACCGGCCGCGGCAAGTTTTCGCTTCATGACCGCGCCGAAGACCTGAAACGGCGCGGCGGCGTACTGGAATTTGCCCGTCGCGGCCGTAAACGGTTGCGCGACCGCGGCGTCAAAGTCGGGCGCGGGAAAGGGACGCCCGCCCAGTCCGCTCGTCAGCTGCAGAAGCTGGCGCAAGGTTACCTGGGCCTTCACCGGATCGGAGCGCCACGCGCCCAGCGACGTCGATACCGGTTCGTCCAGCGTCAGGAGGCCGTCCTGGGCCGCCGCCGCCGCGATGACGCCGTTGAAGCTCTTGGTGCCCGAATGAATCGGATAGGCGGCGTCGGCAGTCCCGCCGTTGGCATACCCCTCGCAGACCGCGACACCGTCCCGCTGGATCAAGACCGACACCCCGTAGCGGGCGGCGGAGTAGCTTTGCGCCCGGCCGCAGGCTGGATCCGCCTCGCTCGCGGCGGCGGTTGTCGCAACGCCGAAAGTCAGGGCCAGGGCGGCGGCGGCGCGGAGATGGAACATGTCGGTCGAACCTTCGATGGGGCGTTTGACGTGCGGCGCGGAGCGGCTCGCGCCGCGGACTTTACGGCCAGAGCCAACCTTGCATTTTGTTCAACAATCCATCGCGACAATTCCGTCGCTGAAGATGGGCGTCAACCACGGATTCACGATCAGAGGGGTTGCCTTGCCATCGCCGGCGCTTAGCCTTGGCCCGCATGCCGGACGACGCCACCCCCTCCGCCGAGACCAGGGCCATCCGGCCTGCCGTCCGGGCCCGCACCCGGGAACGTATCCTGGGCGCCGCGGCCGACATCCTGGTTGAGACGGGTCTGCGCCAGGCGACTATGGAGGGCATCGCCCGTCGTCTGAAGACCTCGAAGATCGCCCTCTACCGCTACTTCGAGACAAAGGACGCCCTGATCGCGGGCGTGCTGGACCGCATCGCCGACAGGGTGCTGGACCAGGAGTATCAACCCTGGCCGGGCATGGACGCCGCGCTCGCCGCCACGCTTCGGCTGGCCCGGGACGAGCGCAGCGCCTTCCTTCTGCTGTTCCGGGTGGCGGCCCACGATCCCGAGTTGTCGCGCCACGGCGAACGGGTGCGGCGCACGATGGTCGAAGCAACCCGCCGCCGGATGACCCTGGTCGATCATCCGTTGAAGGACGACCCTCTGCTGCTGGACGCCCTCGCCGACGGACTGGTGACCTTCCTGATCGAGACGACCGCCTTCTGGGTCGAGTCCGGCGACCCCGCGAGAGACCAGGACTGGACCACCTGGGCCGCGGCCGCGGGGCGCAGGCTGGTCGGCCTGGAGCCAACCGGTCGGCAGCTGCCCCTGCCGCCGGTCCTGGATCAACCCGTCAGCGACTGAACGCGACCGATCCATCGGCGCATCGAAGACTCGCCCGGCAACGCCCGGCAGGCCTCCAGGAGGGCGACCCGCCGCTTCTCCTCGATCCGACTGGTCAGGGCATTGAACTTTGCGATTCGACGGGACGCCTCGAGCGGCGCGATGTCCTGCGGACCCGGGTAACGGGCCAGGGATGAAAGGACGCGTCCGTCCTTCATCGTGAAGTCGATACGCAGAACCGCCGCCTCAGGGTCGAGCTGGAACCGCCCCTTGCGCGCCAGGACGACAGCGGCGGCGTCCGGTAGATCGGCATAGTCACCGGGCATGGCCGTGCCGCGCACCAGCACCAGGCCAAGAACGTAGCTGAAGTTCATCATCGCGCCGATCCGGGTCGCGGGCGGCGCGAACCGGTCGATCTTGTCGGCCAGGACCGGGGCCCAGGACGCATCGCCCCGGACGGTGAAGGTCTCGATTTCGGCGGCCCGCAGGTCGGGCAGGTCGGCGGCGATGCCGTCCAGGCTGGGGATGATCGACTGCGAGGCGGCGAAGTACTTGGGATGGATGAAGAGGGGACCCTCGAGCCGCCAGAGATCGCCGGTCAAGGCCTCGACGGTCGGCGGCATGCCGTCCTTTCCGCCAAACAGCCGGTAGAGGCCGGCGGGGCCTTCCAGGATATGCCGGGCGCCGATCTCGCCGCTCCGGGCCAGAAGCGCCGCCTCGACCGCGGACCGCGCGGCGCGGGCGACGACCAGGCGCTTCTCCTCGGTCTGGTCATGGAAGTACTGGAACGATCCACCGCTCGCCGACGCGGCCAGAGCGATCGCGGAGGTGATCTGGTCGGCGCCAAGGCCCATGGCGTCCGCCGCCATGGCGCCCGCGGCGGGCGGCCCCCAGACCCCCGAGGTCATCCAGCCTCGCCCCTGGGTGGGCCCCTGCGGCGCCGCAAGGCGGCCCTGAAGCGTGTAGCCCAGCGCCGCCGAACGGAGAAAGGCGGGGCCCGACTGGTCAAGCGCGTCGGCCATGGCCAGGGCGGTGGACATGATGACCGACGACGCCCGCAGCTGCGAGCGCATGTCGCCGTCATCCATCTCGTTGGCGTGAATCAGAAACGCCCCGCCGGCGGCGGCGTACTCGACCGCGGCCGTAACGCCGGCGCCCAGCACCCGGGCTCGGGGCTTGCCGCGACGGCTGCCGACGAGGGTCATGAACGGGCCGACTTCGGGGGTCCCGGCCGCGAAGATCATGGCGCCGAGGCAGTCGATAACGCTCCAGACCGTTCGGTCGAGCACCTCGGACGGAACCGGCCTGTCGCGCGACGCCACGGTGGCCGCGGCCAGCGACTGGGCCAGCGAAGGCTGCGCCGCCTGGGTGGGTCCGGCGGGGACCGCCAGCCCTGTGGCCGCCCCGGCGACAAAGGCCCGTCGCGTCGTTTTCAACCCGTCTGTGCTCATCTGCCCTCCCGTCCGCGCCAGCTTGACGATCTCAAAATGATACCACAAGGTACCAACAAGAGCGGCGAATGCGCCAAAGTGCAACCCGGGAATCACAGGATGCTGGGATCAACAGCCCGATGGCCGCTGGCCGGCGTTGTGCGTGTTGCTGTCGCCGCGCTCTCCGGCCTGCTCCTGCCACTGCTGGCCGCCACGACGGTCCAGGCGGGCGAGGACGTGCGGACCATGACGCGCGACGGCGTCGAGCGACGCTTCATCGTCGTTGATCCTTCCGAAGCGCCTGGCCCCAAGCCCCTGGTGATCGTGCTGCACGGCGGGGGCGGCAACGTCGATGTCATGCGGCGGGTAGGCTTCGAGCCGATCGCCCAGGCCGACAACCTCCTCGTCGTCTATCCCCAGGGCCAGGGCAACGGCTGGCGTGACGGTCGTGGCGGCAAGGTTCTCTCCGACCGCTCGGGCGAGGTCGATGATGTCGCCTTCCTGACCGCGATCATGGACACGCTGATCGCGGAGGGGCGAGCGGATCCAAAGCGCATCTATGTCCTGGGCGCCTCCAACGGTGGAATGATGAGCTTGCGGATGGCCTGCGACCGCGCCGAGCGTCTGGCCGGAATCGTCGCGATCATCGCCCTGCTGCCCGAGGACATGGAAGCCGCCTGCAAGCCGGCGGAGCCCGTGCCGATGATGCTGATGGTCGGGACCGCCGACCGGTTCGTGCCGTTCGCCGGCGGACCCGTCGCCGGCTTCCTGAACGATGAGCGTGGCGGCGTGGTGTCCTACGAGCGGACGATAGCCGTGCTGCTGGCCGCCAATGACTGCGTCGGGGAGCCGGCGACAACGGCCCTGCCCGATCCGTTCGACGATGGCGTGCGGACCAGCCGCCTCGACTGGAAGGCCTGCGCGCCCAGAGGCCAGATCACCGTGCTGCGCATGGAGGGCGCCGGACATGGCTGGCCAGGCAAGCCGCGACCGTCCACCGGAAGGCCCATTGAAGCCATGCGCGGCACGGTGTCCCGCGATTTCGACGGCGCCCAGGTCGCCTGGGA
The nucleotide sequence above comes from Caulobacter sp. NIBR1757. Encoded proteins:
- a CDS encoding serine hydrolase, encoding MKLVALGLAVAGAIALSDAAAAMPAPPQPACETARVYSEALAGVSVLVLKDGRVVCESYGQGGGPDAGHEIWSGTKSFNGLIAAAAVQDGLLTLDEPVSLTLTEWRDDPARASVTVRQLLTLTSGLRGGVGRAPGYGEAIVAPLSAAPGAKFQYGATPFQVFGEVMRRKLTAAGRDPDVLAYLKSRILDPIDARWSDWRRSPSGDALLPQGAVFTAREWAKFGEFVRGGGVVDGKPLVDPATFAQLFTGTAANPAYGVSWWLPVATGQPDVVTARLDLGVHAAELPRDLVIAAGAGNQRLYIAPSCGLTVVRQASFDPATALAARRQTDGWSDYAFIKPLIDAYCR
- a CDS encoding serine hydrolase is translated as MFHLRAAAALALTFGVATTAAASEADPACGRAQSYSAARYGVSVLIQRDGVAVCEGYANGGTADAAYPIHSGTKSFNGVIAAAAAQDGLLTLDEPVSTSLGAWRSDPVKAQVTLRQLLQLTSGLGGRPFPAPDFDAAVAQPFTAATGKFQYAAAPFQVFGAVMKRKLAAAGRDPDPVNYLKARVFDPIGMSVAGWRRTPGGDAMLDQGASLTAREWAKFGEFVRGGGQVDGRPIVDPVVFRSLFTGSAANPAYGVGWWLPKANDAPDVVTARLDLRGHEADLPPDMVVAAGAGDQRLFVVPSCRLTVVRQARLDAQRIRAARAAGGEIRDGWSDYAFIKPVLDAYCR
- a CDS encoding TetR/AcrR family transcriptional regulator; its protein translation is MPDDATPSAETRAIRPAVRARTRERILGAAADILVETGLRQATMEGIARRLKTSKIALYRYFETKDALIAGVLDRIADRVLDQEYQPWPGMDAALAATLRLARDERSAFLLLFRVAAHDPELSRHGERVRRTMVEATRRRMTLVDHPLKDDPLLLDALADGLVTFLIETTAFWVESGDPARDQDWTTWAAAAGRRLVGLEPTGRQLPLPPVLDQPVSD
- a CDS encoding MmgE/PrpD family protein gives rise to the protein MSTDGLKTTRRAFVAGAATGLAVPAGPTQAAQPSLAQSLAAATVASRDRPVPSEVLDRTVWSVIDCLGAMIFAAGTPEVGPFMTLVGSRRGKPRARVLGAGVTAAVEYAAAGGAFLIHANEMDDGDMRSQLRASSVIMSTALAMADALDQSGPAFLRSAALGYTLQGRLAAPQGPTQGRGWMTSGVWGPPAAGAMAADAMGLGADQITSAIALAASASGGSFQYFHDQTEEKRLVVARAARSAVEAALLARSGEIGARHILEGPAGLYRLFGGKDGMPPTVEALTGDLWRLEGPLFIHPKYFAASQSIIPSLDGIAADLPDLRAAEIETFTVRGDASWAPVLADKIDRFAPPATRIGAMMNFSYVLGLVLVRGTAMPGDYADLPDAAAVVLARKGRFQLDPEAAVLRIDFTMKDGRVLSSLARYPGPQDIAPLEASRRIAKFNALTSRIEEKRRVALLEACRALPGESSMRRWIGRVQSLTG
- a CDS encoding prolyl oligopeptidase family serine peptidase, whose amino-acid sequence is MLGSTARWPLAGVVRVAVAALSGLLLPLLAATTVQAGEDVRTMTRDGVERRFIVVDPSEAPGPKPLVIVLHGGGGNVDVMRRVGFEPIAQADNLLVVYPQGQGNGWRDGRGGKVLSDRSGEVDDVAFLTAIMDTLIAEGRADPKRIYVLGASNGGMMSLRMACDRAERLAGIVAIIALLPEDMEAACKPAEPVPMMLMVGTADRFVPFAGGPVAGFLNDERGGVVSYERTIAVLLAANDCVGEPATTALPDPFDDGVRTSRLDWKACAPRGQITVLRMEGAGHGWPGKPRPSTGRPIEAMRGTVSRDFDGAQVAWDFLRGQSRP